One Nicotiana tabacum cultivar K326 chromosome 23, ASM71507v2, whole genome shotgun sequence genomic window, ATGTTAATGAGATATTTTGTGCACTGATCGAGAAAAAAGTTGATAAGAAAAAAGGAAGAGATTTTGATTATGAGGCACTCGCATctatattgatttttttttttacatttaaaGCTTCATGTGGATGTAAATCCATAGCTTACTTCAAGTCCATCTAAATTGAAATTTACTCAGCACAAAACCAAAACAGACCCCAAAGCATTAAAACTTAGCAGAAAAACTGTGCCATTGACTTCAAGAAAAACAATTTGATCATATGTAAAGAAATACTACTTACATAAGCATTATCAGTATTACTAAGCATGTCTTCCTCAGCAGAAAGGTCATCCATAAACTGGCTTACAGAAATTGGCACGTAGCTCTGAGGAATAACATGACCAGCAGCTGCAATCGGAGAACAATCCAGTATCGCATTGCTCTGAGGTATAAGCCTAAATGCCAGGGATGTCCTACAAGATGTAGCTCTACAGCTCAATAATTGAGTAAAACTGAAAATTACCCTAGCAACAATTTAAAATCTCTACAACCAATGTCACTACCTTCCACCACAAACAGTGCCCACATAGTTATCAGCTGCACCCCTGTATACGGCTGCAGGACGAAGGCCGGCGGTAGCATGGCTGAGAGCCTTACCAGTAAGCAATAGTAAATCCCCAGGGCTCAAGCCACTATCTGCTAGATACCAACGACCATTGGGATCACAAACCTAGGGATAAAGAAGAAATAAACAAGGAAAATGATTGATGGCACAGAGGATCCAGAAAAAGGAGTCAGAAAAGAAGTTATAATGTATTAGTTGGAAGCTATGCAcaatccaaaactcaaactaAAGATCTGGAATTAACAGGAATACCTGAAGACCAGAAGCATCAGATGAAATTAGTGTCAACAGCCCCTTCTCTACTTCACCATTTGCGACTTGCTTCCCTCCACCAATAGCTCCTTTCCCATTTTGAGAGGTGGTACCggagaaggttgcaacaagaacgGACGAAGAGGCCTCATTAACGGGCAATGGATTATCATCAAGCAAGTGATCGAAAACACTGCAGAGCACGACGTGTTTGGTCAGAATCGCATTTGAGACATACAGAGGATTTGAATGATATGATAAAGCCTAAACAAAGTTCCTTACTCGCTTCGCAAACGAAGGTGCCTTGCGATTGCACTTAAAGAAGCACGAGCTGCCCTTCCCATGGATCGGAAAACTTCAGTCATGCATGGGGGAGAAGAGTCCATGTCTTCTAAAGGCCTAACACGTACGAAGCTGATTATCAAATCTTTAATCCCATAAGGAAAAGCTTGTAGCATCTAACCTTAAATTTGAGGAGAAGTTTGAGACTAATAAAATCAAACTAGACAGTCTTACAAATAACAAGAATGTACTCAAATTCAAATAGAGGAAACCTTTAAATCGTTGAGTTCAGAATAGGGGAACTGCTGAACTGCGTTGCAAGCTAACAGTCCATGGCTTTAGGTACTTTCTATCGCTTCGAGCAAGTAAAAATGGATATATTTTCTACCGGTTTCACTATATTGATTTTTAGCTTCATCATGGAGATCTCTCCTCGATATTCATATTCTTCCAACATTGTACTGACGGGGTATATAATTTAGACACAATCAAGAAAAATCACATTAGCTTCTAGTCCTTACCTTCCTGCCCTGTATATATAAACCCCACGACCACTCTTGCTACCAGTGCCGGCCCCACCATTCTGAGCTACCGCCTTCGTCTTAAAAAAATACCTAACTGACTCCAGCCCACACTGTAGAACCGCCGTGCCTTCGCCGCCGAGCTCAATCACTGCCGCGTTGTGCCGCATAAGCGATCCGGAGAGAGCCTCCACGGCTCGCAAATAAGGCCCAACCGGAGCTCCATCGTAAGGTGCAATATCGGAGAGCTTAACTCGGGCCAACGGCGGCAACCCAAGTTCTACAGAAGGCGGCCCAATTGCATGGTCCCGACCCAAAGAAAGTGGTGAAGGTGAAGGAAATTGAGTAGTAGCAGCGTTGGGGGATCTAAGAGCAGGTGGAGGAGTGGGATTGATTGGGTGTGGTGAGGGTGCAGTGGACTGATGGTGATGCTGATGCTGATGCATCATGATCATAACCATCGATCATTTCCGTATGTGCAGAagcactgtgtgtgtgtgtgtgtgtgtgtgtgtgagagagagagagagagagagagagagagagagagagagagagagagagagagagagagagagagagagagagagagagagagagagagatgaattAGGGTTTATGTAGTTGGAAAGATGAATCTTGTAGCTGGAGAATTCTGGAAATGGGAAATTGTTGAGATTTGTTAAAGGAAAATTTGAGAGGTTTTTGGCTGCAGAAAACTTGAAATGGAGTTGAAGCGCTGATAGTGGTGAAGAAGACGAAACTGTTCCTCTTTTGAGTTCTTTTTTGTTTCCATTCGTATTGCATTTGGGACCCAACTAATATCCTATTTGGCCAAGGTTCTTCCATcctaaaatactttttttattttcttttcaaatttaagcctttggtcaagcttttaaaaataaaaaaaaaattgcttacAAGAGAAACAAAAgcagttttgaaaaaaaagattttttttttttaaatttggtcaaacactaattattactcataaatattttttaaattaattagtcaaacaccaCTTGCTtatcaccaaaagtacttttgaaaaaaaaaaacacttctcaaaataaactaaTTTGCAGCTTGGACAAACGGGCTATAAATTCGAATTCGCCCTACAAAATCCCACATCCCACTTTTGATTAtgattcaaaattatttttaatttgaagttctattaggaccaaaagaaaatgaatcttTCTTTTTTGGTAAAATATAAAATTGGTCGGTCAGCCAAACTAATAGCATTCACTatcaaaaagtatataaaatatatatattatattatataatatacataaataccaaaaaaaaaaatttactgcTATATGGAAACgactaaaaatatacatttttcttctttttttctaacAGAGGAAGTCGTCAACAGTTTAACGGATGCAAGATTACTTAATTTCGATCAGTAAAGGGAAAATTTGACCCTTCTCACTTTTTTCCTTAATTCTTGATAGTAATTGCTAAAGTTGACAAGTTACCATTTTGACAGTGGTAATCTCAATACTCGTGATAAATTGACAACTAGCAATCTAGCATAATACAACTAATTATGTCAGTATGAATGTTTTGGATACACAAAATCTGCATAATCGACGTGAACTAATATAACTTTGAACAAACTGCAaaagaattttaagaatcttaCTTTCTTTCTTGCATaagtaaatatttataatttttaagaGTATAGTGTGTACTGCTTATTGCTTGCTTCTTTCTCGTCTTTCTTGAACCAACAACATCTCTACCCTCACAAGAtagggtaaggtatgcgtacacaatATACTCTCCAGACCCAATATGTGGGATTATTGTTTATATAAAAAACAAGTTTAATTCAAATCTTTTGCaaaccggggggggggggggagagagagAGGGTTGCAGAAATTAACCTAATACAAATGCCACTTATCAGTGCGCCTGGCAATTTCCAACATAATGTACACTTGAGAGTCAAGATCACTCTATATAACTCCTCCAACACAAGAAGAACTGAATTCTGAAGAATGACTTGTTTGCAGTTAGCATAAATAGCAAAGAGTAACTCCCAGTTCGTCTTCATCTTGAGAGGACATAAGACACTTCAGATTTCATCGCAAGATCAATAGAAGTGCTCGAGGCATTTCATTAATGCCTCAGTGTGTTCAGGCTTGCCTACAGACACACGAACGTATCCCTTCAGTTCTTTGCTATTGTAGTGACGGATCATCACTCCCATTGTCGCAAGGTCCTCCTGCAACACAAGTTTTTACTGTTAAAATGTAGGAGAAACAGGAATGCATTATGGACTTGCCAACCACTTCAAAAACTATGAACAATCTTTCCGTAAACAGAAGATGATAGAAACCAGGTAGTTCGTCAAAAtgcttttatttaattcatgttctTTAATACGTCATTCACCTTGGTGTCAAGCTTCTAACATAGTGACGTTCAAGCCAGAATGAAAAGACATGAGGccaaattaaacaataaaatgaaTTGGAATAGAAGAAGCGACAGAATTGACTTTACAAGAATGGAACTTAGTGATACAAGTACTTTTACCTTCAATTTCTTAGCATCCATTCCAGACGTAACCTTACAGAGAATGAAATTAGAATAGCTAGGGTATGGATCAAGAAATGGGACTTCTTTCAAGAGATTAAATAGCCTCTCTCTTTCTTGCACCAGTGCCTCTTTCACATTCTGGCACAAAAACGACACAATAATCAATGAAGATTTCAAGAAAAAGGTATGATTTTCTTCACCTATTAAAGAGATTAGAACATTTGGGCAAAGTTATTCAACAAAGCTCAATGTGAATGTTCCATATCCTAAAGTACCTCCAGATAAGCGGGATTCTTTAGTGCAGCACATGCAGCAACTTCAGCGGCAACAGACACATTATATGGTTGCTTTGCTCGCCAAAGGAATTCAATAATACTCTTTGGAAAAGCTCCATATCCTACTCTGAGTCCAGCTAAACCTGAGGATTGGGATACCACTTATATTAGTCAACTATACTTTAACCCCAAACACCCAATTATCACACCACTTGTAAATACTAATTTCGGGAATAGGAACACACTGGAAGTCTTCATTACTATTACAATTTGATTATATGACAGGACCGATTACAATTTGATTATATGACAGGACCGATTGAGATGAACATGTAGTAGCCATAAGTGATAAGATTTTGCACTAATCAGCAAAAAACAATAAGGGGCATATGGGTTTTCAAAGCACACAAGTTGAATATTTTCATACATGttaaataaaaaagaatgaaCATACCAGCTCTTTTGCTGAATGTGCGAAGAACGATTAGATTCTCATGCTTCTTCACCCACTTCATCTTAGACTCCATTCCAGAAAACTCAACATATGCTTCATCCAGTATTACCAATATGGGCAGATCAAGTATTTTCAATAGCGTTGCATCGTCAATTATACTGTTCAATAACAAGATAAATTGTCACATTAGAACGACAACAATTAAAGGACGTTGGTATTAAAATGTATAACGGCAAACAAAGCATAAATAATAAAAAGCCGGCACATTGGAAAGCGAGCAAATTTACTGtataaatagaaaataaatttcgaTTGTCAAATTCCCTGAGGTGCAGAAAACATGCAAAAATCTGGAAAGCGTCCAGAAAAATATGTGTAACATACTATTTGATTATCTCAATAATAAGTTTCTAAtctttgctcatttttcttcatAATTGCTAGTAGCTCCTTTCACACCAACGACGTCATTCTTTTAACTCTTTCATAAAGTGCATTAATTACTTAACTAATCAACTGTTTAAACAGTATGCTGTGCAGAACAACAATGTCTTCAAGCTACATAACTTAAACTAACACCAATTGATGAGAGCCTTCTAATCTCTTTTGAAGTCCATCAGAGTTATCCCAAAGAACAAGGCATAGACATAAACCATAAAGAAACCAAAAACACTACCCAACACAGTAGCAGGACGCATATACTGTCTTAAACAGTCACAGGTTCCCTCAGTCCAAATGCTACAGACAATTGCTACATGCACTCTTCCAAAGACCCTTCACTGATAAAAGTCATTCCAGCCGGTAGAGTATTCTTAGTCCGCTTAAGATACCAAAAGAAGGCCACTGATTATTTTGTCCTTGCAATGCACATGTCCATTTCAATACAAGTTTACAATTGCTACTCCTTGTTGAACTTAATATTGCTTATTGTGCCCAATCAGCTGTAACGCTGAGATACTATAGTCGAGGACAATACCAAAAAGACGTCTTTTTATTGGAAATAAAAAAGGCCTTTGTGTCAAGGCTATAAGCTCTAGAAACTAGTAATAGTTACCTTTCACAAAATTGGCAACAACAAATGTTTTGGGTGCAAGTGTAATCAATCTATATAAGGCTCAAGACAAGGTAAAGAATGACCTTGGCAataaaatggggaaaatggagcaaagagaaattgaaggaaaagagcATTTTCGCTGGAAGGGGTGTGTAGAAGCTTTCGTTGAAAATGATGCTTCATCCAGAAATTACAAAGCCAGCATTTATGATGTGAATTACAAGAAAAGGATTTTTCGCTTCCATATTTACAGGGTGCAGTATAGAATTACTGGCTAACTTGACATTCTAGCAATAATTTCCTAGTACTCATTTTCTCCATCTCGTGGACTTAGAGaataatgaaaaaaagaagagaaggtgCAACTGGAAGTTTTGAAGATGATTTAGCTTAGACAGGAAGAAAAGCAGAGAGAGACTCTCACAGCAGTACATTCAAGAGAAGCAAAGTACAACCACAAAGAGAAATAGACCAGAAATACAATGCAGCAATACCTCCCATCAGGATTATTAGGCGATGTCAGAAATATGCACTTTGGTTTCTCATGTTCAACCACTTCGGCAATCCGTTCTACATCCAGGCTAAAGTCTGGGTTCCTAGGCACTGCCAGTTTGACATAGCTACAGATTAACAATTATAGATGAAAGACTCAACAATAATCATCGCATTGAAGAAAATTAGAAGtatcattttatttcattttgcTTCCATAGTTTAAAACATTGCTTTGTCTGAATGTAGAGTCTctggattttttattttatttttataaggtAGAGTCTGGATTTTAATTGTACTCACTTCATTTCTCGCTTAAACTTGACATTTTCACAGTATGATATTACCAAGCAATACGTCATTGATGGGCCAATGCAACTACTACTTGTTAAGAAAACTAGAAGTCCACCAAAAGCACTTAAATAATCAACTTACGTCAACAATGTTGAAAGCTAGGATTCCAACATTCTTTGGGGTGAAAATTATTAGATTCCGGTAATTGTTTCAGTAATCAAGAAGAGCTGGTACCAAACCATAAATAGAGGTCATTAGATAATGTCAAGTTTTGGTCTTTCTGTATACCATTTATATTTCTAAGATCACTGCCAATTTTATTTTCAACCAAAGATTATTTGCAGCACGAAAACAAGTTCAAGACTCCTCTAGAAGAGGAAGGAACTAAAATTCGGTATGATAATAATAAAGAACATAAGTAAAGCTTGTATCTACCTTTGATGACATGTGCACCATTTACAGCTGCATCAAATTCATACATTGTGAAGGTGGGTGGACAGTCAAGAATCTTGTCACCAGGATCCAATACGCACCTGCAGCGGAGAACAGTTAGATATCTAAACTGTAGGTCAAACAAGGACTATATCTCAACATGCCAAATACTTAGAGTCAGCATTTAGTTAAACTTTAGATAAAAGGGTAGTCTAATCATAATGCTTACCGCATTATCAAATCAATGAGTTCATCTGCACCGCACCCAGCAAGAATATACTCAGATTCAAGGCCAGAGTCTTCAGCAAGGGCAGCACGCAAGGTACGGCTTTCAGGATCAGGATAAATATATGGAAATTTCATAGCACCCAAAGCCTCGATTACCTGAAAGAAATTCAGCAGCTTAAAATTGAGAAGGCGGAAAATAACTACACAAAAAGGAATGTCCCaaaagaaatcttttccattAAACAGTGGGCATTGCAAAAGATACTAACTTGCCTCTGGAGGAGGGCCATATGGATTCTCGTTAGCGTCTAATTTCACAATGTCCTCTGGCTTTCTACCAAGACGAGTGGATAACACCTGTTCAATTGCAAGCAATTTTTTAGAtgcaacaagaatataaagaaaacatcaCATTTAACAGATTATTACCAATCATGTGGTGGTTATTTATTCATTATATCCCAGATAAATGAGAAGGAAAACAGCAAGTATATCAGATTTTCACCACAGCACCTTTTCTTTATATAGCAAACACATGATTCGATCCTTAAATAGAAACCGTATATTTTCGGGAGAAAGAGAGATAGCGAGAGAACTTTACATGTCATGTCTACCAAACACaaggagaaaaaagaaatgaaaattatgaaaaataaattgtaaaaagaACTTTTTCATAGCCTTTTCGCCTATAAGTAAAGAAAAAAGTATCTAGACTAGTTCACATACAAAATAGAAACATGATATAATTAATTCCTCTGTGCCTAATGATTCAAGACTCAAAGGGTCTTTacttatatataatttttcagcCCCTACTCGGTGctttattgtataaaatttagcTAACTTCTCAGAAAATCATTCAAGACCCAAAGGATGATTACTGGAAATTATTGTGCCAACAAAATACATTTTTCATTAGGTAAACTTTATTACTGCAAATATCACACATTTCAATAGCAAACAGTTAGCAGCACGACTTGATATCACAAAACCTGCTAAGCTGATAAACCAACAAGTACCTACTAAATAGTGGAGaacatctgatgtccctaaggcTAAATGTAACAGAAATAGATAGACAACATAGTTAATGACAAAGATCGGATGAAAATTTAagctaaccccccccccccccatccaGCATAGAAACCTagtttttcacatttttaagttTTCATCCTTTCAAATTTCACAAGTTTCGACGGTTTCCTTTTAATATATGCCCTCCTCCTTCCCCAAGAAAGCCAATGTTTCAAAGttttcctttacccaacttcttatacccccccccccccccaaaggaAATCCTAGCTGCATGATTGAGTAATTTAAGTAGTGAATTCAAGCCTTGGGAGTCTTTTTGGTTTGAATTATTCAAGCCTGATTTACTCAACACAACACAAGGTCAACTATAATTGGTGCATTTTCTCTTATAATACAATCAACTAGGGGTGGCAAACGAGTCGGATAGAAGCGGGTCGTAAACGGATAATTCAAAAAaaggataaattatccgacccgacccgtatttgatacggataaaaaatgggttatccggtggataatatggatatccatattatccatggcttcttgaatatgatcacttttgggagaattcttagccTCCCAAACTTAGAGTAACCCCCAATTTGACGCTtaacaaatgtaaaagttaaaccaattagttatccattggttatccattttctaagtggataatatgattcttatccatattcgacccgtttttaaaaagtttattaaacaacccattttttaatggctaatatgggtggataactgttttcttttaaccattttgccaacTCTACAATCAACTTAAACTCTTTCGCCTATAAATGTAGTAAATGTATGTAATCAACCATTCAGAAAGAAAGTACGAGATGGTTCCTGCTTATTCACCTCAAGAAAATAAAAGGTCCTAGCTGTAGAACTGAGCATTGTCAGTAGTAAATTCAGGTCTTTTGAGTCTTTTTGGTTTGAAATATTTAACTCGATTTATTCAACAGACCGCCATGGGATGGATGAGAGTCATCCATCTTAACCAGAGGTCTAAGTTTCGAGCCATGGGAATGGAGAAACTCCTAATGCTTCCCCCTTTATAAGGCCCTAGTCAGACGAATCTGGATTAGTCTGGCCAGCGAGTTTTGGCCTATACCCCCAAAAAAAGATTTACTCAGCACAATATAAGGTCGACTATAACACAATTAACATACTCATTCACCTATAGTGAGAGTAAATAACATGTAATCAACCATATAGAaacaaaataagagaagaatcCTACATATTTACCTCAAAAGGCAAAATGGGTTGATAAGGTGACAATTTAAGAAGATGGGGCCGGATAAAAGTATCCCCGGTCACACTTTGTTTCTGTTGACTCTCCTCTTGCACTGGCACTGAGGCAGCCATGCAAATGATTCTCCTCCTCTGATTTTTTTCAATTAAACAACAACTGGGTTTTGCCCTACCAATGCAAATAGATGAAGTGTTGCATAATTCAATTACACCCATCAATTGAGACTTTTTATTCCCTGCATTCAAAagtttattctcaaaattttaaaGCAGAAAATGTCAAAGTAAGAGCTAAAAACTAACAACATAGTGATAAATATTCCACCTTTAAGGTCTTGTTCTTGTAAAAAATCACAACGAACTATACAAATTGGAGTTGATGTTTTGCAGCTGAAAATATCACGagaaaaagtatatatatagagagagagagcgTACAACTCAATTCGGCGGTGGAGAGGAGCAAAGTTTTGCAGCCAAGGGTCAGTGGCGTCTGACTTGGCCAAAGAAAAAGTTGAATTTGGGTTTAGTGCACCAGTAGCCACTTTTAGGATTGTTGTTTAAAACATAATCAACATTTGCAATACATTAAAAATATAGCCACAATATAAAAAGAATGGCACATACCCGtttctgttataaaataaagactataaagtaaagacaaatatagagagaaactgatctattattcaaacttcaaatttatgtacataatgaactgaattctcctctatttatagaagaaaggaaactgctgtgtaagctgctactgcaagctgttgtgtaaggtGTTgctgcaagctgttgtgtaagctgcttgtaagctgctgtgtaaccgaaaggataagcttcttcatgaggcttattttcaatagagtactaaatagataaacatatttatggcggagtctcatatggataaacttcttcaggaagcttatttacaacggagtactaaatgaacattcataatataatatattcataacacaccccttggatgttcattaaaagataatgtgcctcgttaaaatcttactaggaaaaattccgtgggaaaaatcctagtgaaggaaaaagagtacacgtatttagtaatacgcattgctagttgcctcattaaaaaccttataaggaaaatctTGTGGGAAAAAAACcttaataaggaaaaaaaaagtacatcgcatattttactccccctgattaaaaccttgtttcaaatatttaagtctccACATTCCAATCATGTATACcatttctcaaaagttgaagttggtaaagatttggtgaataaatctgtcggattgtcacttgaacgaatttgttgcacatcaatatcaccatttttctgaagatcgtgtatgtagaataattttggtgaaatgtgtttcgttctatctcctt contains:
- the LOC107808206 gene encoding uncharacterized protein LOC107808206 isoform X1, with translation MVMIMMHQHQHHHQSTAPSPHPINPTPPPALRSPNAATTQFPSPSPLSLGRDHAIGPPSVELGLPPLARVKLSDIAPYDGAPVGPYLRAVEALSGSLMRHNAAVIELGGEGTAVLQCGLESVRYFFKTKAVAQNGGAGTGSKSGRGVYIYRAGRPLEDMDSSPPCMTEVFRSMGRAARASLSAIARHLRLRSDVFDHLLDDNPLPVNEASSSVLVATFSGTTSQNGKGAIGGGKQVANGEVEKGLLTLISSDASGLQVCDPNGRWYLADSGLSPGDLLLLTGKALSHATAGLRPAAVYRGAADNYVGTVCGGRTSLAFRLIPQSNAILDCSPIAAAGHVIPQSYVPISVSQFMDDLSAEEDMLSNTDNAYQVTRDNLNKEPSLRSVLSDPLSGAFLEDAMFVSCGHSFGGLMLKRVIDMARCTLCNAEIERGSLIPNLVLRAAAAAVKHEDERRLFHNAALRKRRKEVGDNRENGEVPSENGPHKGVQYPYSVNEKVVIRGNRRTPDKFVGKEAVITSQCLNGWYLLKIIDSGENVRLQYRSLRKIGPSQEADERCQSQTVQNSS
- the LOC107808206 gene encoding uncharacterized protein LOC107808206 isoform X2 — translated: MVMIMMHQHQHHHQSTAPSPHPINPTPPPALRSPNAATTQFPSPSPLSLGRDHAIGPPSVELGLPPLARVKLSDIAPYDGAPVGPYLRAVEALSGSLMRHNAAVIELGGEGTAVLQCGLESVRYFFKTKAVAQNGGAGTGSKSGRGVYIYRAGRPLEDMDSSPPCMTEVFRSMGRAARASLSAIARHLRLRSDVFDHLLDDNPLPVNEASSSVLVATFSGTTSQNGKGAIGGGKQVANGEVEKGLLTLISSDASGLQVCDPNGRWYLADSGLSPGDLLLLTGKALSHATAGLRPAAVYRGAADNYVGTVCGGRTSLAFRLIPQSNAILDCSPIAAAGHVIPQSYVPISVSQFMDDLSAEEDMLSNTDNAYVTRDNLNKEPSLRSVLSDPLSGAFLEDAMFVSCGHSFGGLMLKRVIDMARCTLCNAEIERGSLIPNLVLRAAAAAVKHEDERRLFHNAALRKRRKEVGDNRENGEVPSENGPHKGVQYPYSVNEKVVIRGNRRTPDKFVGKEAVITSQCLNGWYLLKIIDSGENVRLQYRSLRKIGPSQEADERCQSQTVQNSS
- the LOC107808211 gene encoding histidinol-phosphate aminotransferase, chloroplastic-like isoform X1 — its product is MGVIELCNTSSICIGRAKPSCCLIEKNQRRRIICMAASVPVQEESQQKQSVTGDTFIRPHLLKLSPYQPILPFEVLSTRLGRKPEDIVKLDANENPYGPPPEVIEALGAMKFPYIYPDPESRTLRAALAEDSGLESEYILAGCGADELIDLIMRCVLDPGDKILDCPPTFTMYEFDAAVNGAHVIKVPRNPDFSLDVERIAEVVEHEKPKCIFLTSPNNPDGSIIDDATLLKILDLPILVILDEAYVEFSGMESKMKWVKKHENLIVLRTFSKRAGLAGLRVGYGAFPKSIIEFLWRAKQPYNVSVAAEVAACAALKNPAYLENVKEALVQERERLFNLLKEVPFLDPYPSYSNFILCKVTSGMDAKKLKEDLATMGVMIRHYNSKELKGYVRVSVGKPEHTEALMKCLEHFY
- the LOC107808211 gene encoding histidinol-phosphate aminotransferase, chloroplastic isoform X2, translating into MALLQRQVIEALGAMKFPYIYPDPESRTLRAALAEDSGLESEYILAGCGADELIDLIMRCVLDPGDKILDCPPTFTMYEFDAAVNGAHVIKVPRNPDFSLDVERIAEVVEHEKPKCIFLTSPNNPDGSIIDDATLLKILDLPILVILDEAYVEFSGMESKMKWVKKHENLIVLRTFSKRAGLAGLRVGYGAFPKSIIEFLWRAKQPYNVSVAAEVAACAALKNPAYLENVKEALVQERERLFNLLKEVPFLDPYPSYSNFILCKVTSGMDAKKLKEDLATMGVMIRHYNSKELKGYVRVSVGKPEHTEALMKCLEHFY